Within the Taeniopygia guttata chromosome 1, bTaeGut7.mat, whole genome shotgun sequence genome, the region TGAGGTTTCATGAACTGTCCAGTGTGAAACAACAACAGTGTATCAGCTCTCTGGTGGGATTTCCACTGGAAAACTTGGGAACCATCCCAGTGAAGAGCCCAATTCTTCATTCCCAGTCTCCTGACAAACCTGGCAGAACTCTGCCTACTGAAAGCCCCAGCAGAGGATTTATTTATAGATGATAccagaggaaagaaaacctTCCCCattatatttcattatatttCACCATGTCCTCCCTGTCAATCCGTGAGCTCTGTTCAGTTTGCAATACCTGCTATTGTTAAATTTAGGTTTATATTGACCAACTTTACCAAGGGGTGCTGCAAAGTGGGAGGAGGAAGGTAGGtgtttgttgttggttttgcaAGTCTGGATGTTTAAATTGTGGGGAAATTTAGGTAAAGACCTGAACATTCAAACTAAAAtttccccagggatgtcccaggGGCTGGATAATTCAGTACCACCTTCAGCTTGCTGGCTGAGGAGCGGCAAAATCAGCGTGGGAGAGGGAATGATGAACGCGGTGAGCGAGGGAGTCCGGAGAGGGAGCAGGGCGCTGCGGGGAGAGGCGGCGCGGGGAAGGGAACCCGCAGCGGCTGAGGGCGGCAGCCCTGTCCCCTCGCGGGGCTGGAACGGAGGCGCCGCTCGCTGAGCAGCGGCTGCAGCCCTTCTGTGCAGGCCGCAGAATAAATTCTGCCGGCAGAGAGTGTCGCTTTCGGCTGGTTTTGTCTTCAATCAGCCTCGGGGCAGCGCCCATCCCGCTGGGCCACGCTGACCCCCGGCCCGGCTGGGCGGAGCCGTgcccggccgctcccgcccgccgcgccccgcccgcggGCTCCAGCCCGggcccggcaccgccccggcaccgccccggcgCTCCCgaggggcagccccggccggAGCGGAGCgtagcactgctgctgctgccatgttGTGCGGGGGTGCCTCGGCGGCCCGGCCCGCCACCGAGGAGACGCAGCGGATCGCGGAGCAGGTGAGCGGCCGGGGCGCGGCCCGGGAGGGTCCCGCAGGCGGGGAAGGCCCGTGCGGGGCCCAGCGTGTGCTCGGCCATTGCTCCGCGGCTGAACGCCGAGACACCGCCCCCGGTGTTAAGGGGGGAAGGCATGGGGAGTGCGCGGAGCAGCCGGCGGCTCCCGGAGCTCCTTCCCTGTGCCCGCCTGGCTCCGAGGGACCGTGGGCAGCGCGGGGAAACTCGGCAGAGCCATTGCCTTGAGCTCGGGGAGCGAGCTCCTGTGCTGCTTACAGAATCTGTGCATGCgtttggggtttgggtgttTGTTCTTTGCCTGGGAAAGGGGGGATtgtttgttgtatttatttttgaggGGGTGAAACGTGGAATAAGCAAGAAAGCTCTTCGCTGCGTTTGCTTTTCCCCAACACAGAATTCAGCACCAAATCCTGATACTACTTACAGTACCTGAGATTACTGCTCGTGTTATTGGAGCAAATGCTTTTACTCTAAAAACGCCATCGTGCAACTAAGTTCTTTCAAACCACACGTTCTTCTTTTTGTCATGGAAACTCAAGTTCCTTCTGCTTTTTGCCTTTATCGGCTAAGATATGGTAATCTAGAGAGCAAAAATTAAGGATGCGCTCCAGCTTCTGACACTTTGTCATTGCCTGGGCCTGTTCCCCAGGCAGGAGGAGTTCCCAAACACATACAGAGCACCCAGAGGCACAACAGCTACTGAAATTAACGTTTGCCTTGTACAGTCTGAGGATTCTGTGTTTtaggaaaagggagaaatgtGCATCTCCTAAGCACCAGCCTGAGTTTGCAGTAATAAGCACATAATTGAGAATTGCTGAGAGTTGCAATTATTGCTTTGACCTGAAAAGGCTTACATGTCATGTTAAAGGTAATGCAGATATGCAATTAACATGGGCTTAAAACTAGGTTTGAAATCCTGACTTTCTGTTCTCTAGCACACTGCAGTGGTTTGGTAATCCAAAAACAAAATCCTGTTGGATTCAGAAGTGAGCAGAATTAACAAAAAAACTCgtgttttcatttaaatcaCCTAAATACTTTTAAAGTTTATCCAGCTTGGTTTGACTGCCAGTTTAAATTACTTCCTTTAATGAAATACAGGTGGGAAAACTCAAACTTGAAACTTGCCCATGCACTCATATCCTCATCTGGACACTGCTGGAGAAAACATTAGTTTTGTTAAATCGAGGTAGCCttctcaaataattttgtttgtttaaagtCAGGTCTTTTTGGAAATTTATTAGAGCCTGCCAGTTTGCTTGCCATAAACATATTCCctgttcctgcttttccagttcTTGCTTTCATTTTACAGTTTCATAAGAATCCTTGTGATGGCCAAATGTTGTTCAGTTTTGTGACCCACAGTGGGTGTAGTGTCACACAGGGCAGGAAGGCTTCCTTTGGCAGTGTCTGTCTTAGGAATAATCCCATAGGAACAGCTTCCTCACGACAGGGATTTCCACACAGGCCTGTTCAGCTTTGGCTCCTCACTGGTAATTGTGGCAGAGCTTGTCCAGGGTGATTGTGAGCcatctgctttttatttaactGCTCTGGCAGTGCAGGGCAAATAGGCCATGCAGGGCAGTGGAGAGTCTTCAGGGCATGATCATTTCCAGCCCTGTGACTGAATCATGGAttgtttgggtgggaagggactgCACCTCCTGCATGAGCACAGGGTCAGCATCCTCAGGCTGCTCACAACTTTGTCCTGTCAGTCTTGAAAACTTCCAAGGATAGACTCCTGCTGTAGTGCAGTCCTCAGGGGAAAGGTTTCTCATTATATCCAGCCTGAACCTCCAGTTTCAGTTTATGACCACTGTGTCTCATTCTTCTGCCATGTGGAAAGTTTCGTCCCTGTAAAGACCCTGGCCTCTTGTAGGTACTGGAAAGTTTTCTTCAAAGCTTTCTCTTCCCTGAGTAAGCTCATGTTCTTCCTCTCCTCACAGCACAAGTGCTCTAGCCATCCTGGTGTGCTCATGAGTGCTCCTGGTGACCCTTCACTGGGTTCACTACAGTTCATTGGTGTCTGGCTTGTACTGGGGGCACATTTTCTAACAAAGGCCGAGTAAAGGGTAATAATCACTCACCTGTCTTCTGGCTAGGCTCCTGTTGATGCAGCCCAGTATGCCATTAACTTTGTACCACTAGGACACAGTGCTGGCTCCTGTCCTCCAGGATTCCCAAATCcagacagagatcaagaaccAGGTCTTTGGGAGAGTATTTCTGTCTGGGATCTCCCTCTGCACCCTGAGGCAGGATGCTGGTTTGTCACATGCTGTGGTGACTCACAAACACCCTGATAAGCTTGCAGCTGCAGGACTCTGAGCTGTCTGTAGCCAGGGTCCAGTGTTCAGCTTCCTGATGGAAATACAAAATGTGCTGAGCTGGAGTGATTGAGTGACCTCAGAAACCAAAGCTGCCCAGTGCCTAAGATTGCTAAAGGagcacaggacaggacagggccAGTGGGAGACCTGTGTCTGCCCTGCTGCTTAAAATTTGTAAAAGTGTGATGAAAACTGAGCACTTGCTCCAACCTCTGACTCGGGAAaaggggaggaggcaggagtGAATCATGGTGTTTCTTCAGGTGCATCTTAGAATGCAGCTTGGATTTCCATATGGTAAAGAACAAACAGGAAAGTGTTCAAACATCATTATCTTGCTTGTGACGACATACTGATCATAACCTGGAGGAAGTGTAGAGGTATGGCCTCTGAGAGAAGATAAAAAGCATGGACACAGCTCTCAGGGACAGGATGGTCTCTGAAAAGGCACCAGAGTTCTGGGAGTTGGAGAGGTGGGAGAACACACCCCGTTGCAGGAATGGTTCTTCTGTTCCTGCTTCACCTACAGCACCTGACCAGTGACAAGCTGGCACTTGTTTTTCCCCAAGGAAGCCTGGGGGATTTAGGCAGGAGTGCAGATGTATCTATTTTCCTTGAATTTAGGAAAAGGAGAAGTACCCCATATAGCTGGAGGATCTACTCATTGCTGGTACCACTGCCTTGGGAGTGAAGGGAGGGCTGTGCAATGATGCAGTGCAGGAggtgcagcctggagcaggcAAGGACTTTCAAGCAAGGACTCTTAAGACGAACTCATCTTGGCTTGCAAAACAAAGGCTGAAATCTGCTTTCCTGACTAAGATTTTTCCATACAGCCACAATGTGCTAGAGTGCCCAGTGCAGGAGAGAAGAGCTGCATCTCAGGAGTTCATGGCTCCCTCTTGGGTACTGAACAGGTTATTTTGACTTCTTGAGCACTGTTTTGCAATTTGAAAACACAGATTCCAGCAGACACGCTGAAAGAACTGTCAAGTGTTTTCCAGACTTGGTGTCAGCCTATAGTGACTGACTCCCAGCTCTGACTCAGTTTGCTACCTCTGTAGATTCCTGGTCCTGCTCTCACACAAAACTTAACATGATTCATTTTGATCTTTTGATGTCTTAGGAAAAGTGGTAACTCTGTGTCTGGGAATTCAGCAGCAGTGAACTGTAAGCCTTAAGTCCTAAATACTTGAATCTTGCATCAGCCTTAAAGAATCTATTGTTTCCTTAAGGTAAAAGCTCAgctagaagaaaaagaagggaagacCTTTGATGTCTTCACTGCAGTGGAGTTTAAAACTCAGGTGGTTGCTGGAACAAACTACTTCATCAAGGTAGAGCAACAACAACCTGGGTTGTTTCTTTTCTATTAATGTGTATAATCTTTGGaatggtgggtttttccctttcttaaCTAGAGGAGAATGTTTATAATTTGAccttaataagaaaaaaaattgtacattAAAAAGCCACAAATATCCACCTCCCAGCCCTACTCCATATCTGTTAAACAGAGAGATCatcttttctccattttcatgGGAAGATTAGGTGGTATTTCTGCAAAGTCATGGCTCCTAGTCCGGTTTGAAACAAGCCAGTGGTTTTTTCTTACTGCCTGTGTGCTGCTCCATCCTCGAaccagcacagcctctgccacccctcctgctgcaggttgCTCTTCCTGCAGGGATCTTCTCACTGGGTTTCATGCTTTGCAGGTCCATGTTGGGAATGAGGAGTTCCTGCACCTGCGGGTGTTCAAGAGCCTCCCCCACGAGAATGAGCAGCTGAGCCTCCACAGCTACCAGGGCAGCAAGACAAAGCATGATGAACTGGCTTTTTTCTAGCAAccttctctgctgtgtttcCCTCGCTGGTTCTTATGTGCATTTTCTACAGGCTGCAAAATGTTGAGTCCTGTGCCAGCAAAGGTGgaaaaatgtgtcttttttttttttttttttatcatggtggaaaaatcaatttcttttATGCCATTCTCTTCCTGTGCAATCTCCAAACCTGAGAGTCACAGGGTTCTCCTATTACCTGCACTAATGTAAATCCTACTTTTATTGCAACTTAACTTAGGCTTTAGTGCAACTTAATGAGAATACTGTTTGTGGACTTCCTTGGTCTGGAAATCAGGAGGGGAATGACACCAGTACTCATATATTTGCagcaaggaacaaaagaaaagcctcggtcttttctgtgttgttttgcaATTGTGAATATATGTGGAGATTTAAATTGTACTTTGTATTTTATGGGCAAAGACCTGATGAGAGACTCGAGCTGAAGCAATTTTgtaaggaagagaaagaggcTTACAGTAGCTTGAAACAAACATTCCCTTGGTAATCGTGCTCATCTTCTTGCAGCAGTAGCATGTAATGTCCCGTAGAGGGTGTGTGAGTTTAAAATACCAAACCAGCTTGCTTATGATCTTGGTCCTATGGAAAAGTCCTGGCAAGGAACTTAAGCTGGATGAgcatttatgcatttttaacAATAAACATTTCTTTTGACTTGAGATGGCATCTTTGACTGGTGCTTTAGTGTTCTCTTCTTTGGTTTTCACTATTGGTTATTATCTTGCTCAGCTTTTTTCCTTAAGTTTTTTTATATTCCAGCTTTTTTCCCttaagtattttttatattcCAGGTAAGGTTATGTTTATTCTATGTCTTAATTAGAAATACTTTGTTTTAGTCTTGTGACAGACAGGAAAGATAACTAGACCCTTGCAGGTATAtcagcagcaaaaggaaaatacggacattattattttatttacttattttatttactgtcaTGGGCAGAATCCCCATAGGATTTGCAGAGGTGAGGCACTGCAACACATCATGTCTTAGAAGTAGGTCAGAGGGTCATCTCTGGTTTTGCCAGTCTGAAAACCAACAAGGCTGGGACCTGTGTTCTCATGAGGAAGACTCTCAAACACCTTTAAGTGGACATATTCACCATCAGAAACTTGGACCTAGAAACCAAAAGAATAGGCAAGTGAGGATCATGGGCTCAAAGCAGGTTCAAACAAAAGGCTGTTCTTTACATTTTTGAAAGAACATCTTTGCTAGGATCTTAATTTTAGATGTACCTTCATTTTTACTTCAACAGCTCTTATCAAAGTCTGGATAGTAACTGGTGGCAGAAACTGTCTGCATCTGTAGAAAACTATTAAAAACCCTCAGACTCAGGTGAAGGGAGAATGAGCAGAACTGCTTGGGTGTGGAAGCACCAGAAGATGCAACAGGAGACAGGTTTTGATGGTGTCCTATTTCAGTCACCAGGATGGCAGCACGTTTTCTCACAACCTCCTGAAACACTCGTAGGAGACAATGAGGAAACCTCCATGATTTGGGGGTGGGACACAGTGCAAACACCATGTCAGCTCCCAAAGGGTACAGAAAGATCTAATACATAAAGACCTGCACATGGTCCTGAGAAGCAATGACAACCTGAAAGCCAGGATCCCTGGTCTGCAGAGTTATTCCAAACACACCAGTGCCTGAACAGGGAACCTGATGTACCCCAGTGCTTTTGGGAGTGCATGGGAGTGCCTGCAATAAATACTCTTACAAAGAAATTTGTCTTCCCTCCTAGAAAGTCCTCACATAAAGACTTGGTAGGAAGCTGTAAAATTTCATTCTTAGAGAGCCAAACACAACAGGTGCCAAACTCTCCCTCAGTGAGGAACACGGCAACTTTAATGCCGGAGGCTCCAAGAGGTTTTTACGTGCTTTGTGGTGGCTGCAGTGGGGCACTGTGCTTGGTCTGGGTTGCAGCTCAGCTGTAAGTCTGCTGGTAAAACATCAGTGAGGTGGAAGATTCAGAAATATAAAAGAATTAATCTTGTTAAATGCTAAAATGAGGAACTGTTTTCCATCACTGGTAAAATTCGGAAAGAAGAGACAAATCATCCATTTCCAGTGTTACAAATGGATTTCTTCAAAGTTCAGTAATACATCAATCTTTGTTTCTGAGTTAAGAGTTCTTTTAAGGAAGCACCT harbors:
- the CSTB gene encoding cystatin-B (The RefSeq protein has 1 substitution compared to this genomic sequence) gives rise to the protein MLCGGASAARPATEETQRIAEQVKAQLEEKEGKTFDVFTAVEFKTQVVAGTNYFIKVHVGNEEFLHLRVFKSLPHENEQLSLHSYQGSKTKHDELAYF